A window from Trinickia violacea encodes these proteins:
- a CDS encoding YceI family protein — protein sequence MKTSFFRPLAAVLAAVSLVASSAALADADLSKSKVSAISKQMNVPTEGVFKKFSAQIKFDPANAAQGSAQMSIDIASFDLGDKAYNDQVAGKDWFDAKTYPQATFVSSAIAPAGGNQYNVTGKLTIKGRAETVTVPVTFAQSGSTQTFDGVLPIKRSVFNIGTGEWKDTSIVADDVQIKFHIVATK from the coding sequence ATGAAAACGTCATTTTTCCGGCCCCTGGCGGCCGTGCTTGCGGCGGTGTCGCTCGTAGCGTCGAGCGCAGCGCTCGCCGACGCCGACCTGTCGAAGAGCAAGGTATCTGCGATCTCGAAGCAGATGAACGTGCCGACCGAGGGCGTGTTCAAGAAGTTCTCCGCACAGATCAAGTTCGACCCGGCGAATGCCGCGCAAGGCAGCGCGCAGATGTCGATCGACATCGCGAGCTTCGACCTCGGCGACAAGGCGTACAACGACCAGGTTGCCGGCAAGGACTGGTTCGATGCGAAGACGTATCCGCAGGCGACCTTCGTGTCGTCGGCGATCGCGCCTGCGGGCGGCAACCAGTACAACGTGACCGGCAAGCTGACGATCAAGGGCCGTGCCGAGACGGTCACGGTGCCGGTCACGTTTGCCCAGAGCGGCTCGACGCAGACGTTTGACGGCGTGCTGCCGATCAAGCGTTCGGTGTTCAACATCGGCACAGGCGAGTGGAAGGACACGTCGATCGTCGCCGACGACGTGCAGATCAAGTTTCATATCGTTGCCACGAAGTAA
- a CDS encoding cytochrome b: MTSNSMPAAPAGYTRTAVALHWLIALLIICGFALGWVMTDIPGFTPTKLKYFSWHKWIGVTVFALAIVRVSWRATHVPPPLPEDMPMLQRIGAHGVHVLLYVLMLAIPVTGYLYSSASNIPVVYLGIVPLPRLIDPDPVLKETFKTLHVTLDYVLLSSVVLHVLAVVKHQVFDRDGVLSRMLPFTK, encoded by the coding sequence ATGACTTCGAATTCGATGCCGGCCGCGCCGGCCGGCTATACGCGGACTGCAGTAGCGCTGCACTGGCTGATCGCACTGCTGATCATCTGCGGCTTCGCGCTCGGCTGGGTGATGACCGACATCCCCGGCTTCACGCCGACGAAGCTCAAGTACTTCTCATGGCACAAGTGGATCGGCGTGACCGTGTTCGCGCTCGCGATCGTGCGTGTGTCGTGGCGCGCGACCCACGTGCCGCCGCCGTTGCCGGAGGACATGCCGATGTTGCAGCGGATCGGGGCGCATGGGGTGCACGTCCTGCTGTATGTGCTGATGCTCGCGATCCCGGTGACCGGATACCTCTACAGCTCGGCGTCGAACATCCCGGTCGTGTATCTCGGCATCGTGCCGCTGCCGCGCCTGATCGATCCTGACCCGGTGCTGAAGGAAACCTTCAAGACGCTCCACGTGACCTTGGACTACGTCTTGCTTTCCTCTGTTGTGCTGCACGTGCTTGCGGTGGTCAAGCATCAAGTGTTCGACCGTGACGGCGTGCTGTCACGCATGCTTCCCTTTACCAAATGA
- a CDS encoding LysR family transcriptional regulator yields MLDLNDLAMFVQVVRSGSFSEAARRLRMPPNTLSRRIDQLEVQLGTRLLHRSTRKLALSMEGQALFERYAPALDQLLEIGRLHADEQTPSGTVRVAALAGLFEFFRLEWLVEFYARYPNISVDFLLDDSPSDLIAERIDLALRMGIETSSGFKVRRLGPSTMFLAASPSYLERRAAPRTLRELAGHDCLMITSRQGRNTWRLQGPRGAQEVSINSRFAVNDMRVLTQACIAGLGIALLPQLIVEPIIAQGKLVRVLPTYRRSSTDLGLQLVYTSRPPVPPAVTVFAEFLLEKLGDSLTNPSQGHASR; encoded by the coding sequence ATGCTCGACCTGAATGATCTGGCGATGTTCGTCCAGGTAGTCCGCTCCGGCAGCTTCTCCGAGGCGGCGCGGCGTCTGCGCATGCCGCCGAATACGCTGAGCCGGCGCATCGATCAACTCGAAGTGCAGCTCGGCACACGTCTGCTGCATCGCTCGACACGCAAACTCGCGCTGAGCATGGAAGGTCAGGCGCTGTTCGAGCGCTACGCGCCGGCGCTTGACCAGCTCCTCGAGATCGGGCGGCTCCATGCCGATGAGCAGACGCCGTCCGGCACGGTACGCGTCGCCGCGTTGGCCGGTCTGTTCGAATTCTTTCGCTTGGAATGGTTGGTCGAGTTCTACGCGCGCTACCCAAATATCAGCGTCGACTTCCTGCTCGACGATTCGCCGTCCGATCTGATCGCCGAGCGCATCGATCTGGCCTTGCGCATGGGCATCGAGACCAGCAGCGGTTTTAAGGTGCGCCGGCTGGGACCGAGCACGATGTTCCTCGCGGCGAGTCCGTCTTATCTGGAACGGCGCGCGGCACCTCGCACGCTGCGTGAACTGGCCGGACACGACTGTCTGATGATTACCAGTCGCCAGGGTCGCAACACGTGGCGTCTGCAGGGACCACGCGGTGCTCAGGAGGTGTCGATCAACAGCCGGTTCGCGGTCAACGACATGCGAGTGCTGACGCAGGCTTGCATAGCGGGACTGGGTATTGCGCTGCTGCCGCAGTTGATCGTTGAGCCGATCATCGCGCAGGGGAAACTGGTACGCGTGCTGCCGACCTATCGGCGCTCGAGCACCGACCTCGGCCTGCAGCTCGTCTATACGAGCCGCCCGCCTGTGCCGCCTGCGGTAACGGTCTTCGCCGAATTTCTTTTGGAGAAGCTGGGCGACTCGCTGACCAACCCGTCACAGGGCCATGCCAGCCGATAA
- a CDS encoding alpha/beta hydrolase encodes MNHLPSDSGSRDLIVTRALDPDDAAIVTAMRAGASSAKGKRLGIEARRVFDAMMESVLPRDDVTFEFGTVGGIRGLWVYPEQHRSDEAILHLHAGWFNFGAAEAFRHFVGHIAARAKARAFIPDYRLAPEHPFPAAVDDVLACYRELEERGIRRIAVTGDSAGGNLALVLASCVAGEAGSVDATLVGVAAWSPVTDLTLSGATYETRADADPLFTRPQVSELVHSYLRTADPEHPLASPLYGRLSGLPAVRIHVGDNEVLLDDSRRFVERAMAAGVDVQLDVWMGMPHGFAGSVGKMKASAQSLDAIGAFLFEKLQASPRA; translated from the coding sequence ATGAATCATTTGCCTAGCGACAGCGGATCAAGGGACCTCATCGTCACGCGCGCCCTCGATCCGGACGATGCGGCTATCGTCACCGCCATGCGAGCCGGGGCGAGTTCCGCTAAGGGCAAGCGTTTGGGAATCGAAGCACGCAGAGTATTCGACGCCATGATGGAGAGTGTCCTGCCGCGCGACGACGTTACGTTCGAATTCGGCACGGTCGGCGGTATCCGAGGGCTTTGGGTTTATCCTGAGCAACATCGATCTGACGAGGCGATTCTCCATCTGCACGCGGGATGGTTCAATTTCGGAGCCGCCGAGGCATTCCGCCATTTTGTCGGGCATATCGCTGCGAGGGCCAAAGCGAGGGCATTTATTCCAGACTATCGGCTCGCGCCCGAACATCCTTTCCCTGCAGCGGTTGACGATGTGCTCGCCTGTTACAGAGAGCTCGAGGAAAGGGGTATTCGTCGGATTGCCGTCACGGGAGACTCTGCTGGAGGCAATCTCGCACTGGTACTCGCTTCGTGTGTTGCCGGTGAAGCGGGTTCCGTCGATGCGACGCTTGTTGGGGTGGCTGCATGGTCGCCGGTTACCGATTTGACGCTTTCGGGCGCAACGTACGAGACGCGTGCCGATGCCGATCCTCTTTTCACCCGTCCGCAGGTTTCGGAGCTGGTGCATTCCTATTTGAGGACCGCCGATCCAGAACATCCTCTGGCTTCGCCGCTCTACGGACGACTTTCCGGCTTACCTGCCGTCCGTATTCACGTCGGAGACAACGAAGTGCTACTGGACGATTCGCGTCGATTCGTCGAGCGTGCCATGGCTGCGGGAGTCGATGTTCAGCTCGATGTTTGGATGGGGATGCCACATGGATTTGCCGGCAGCGTCGGCAAAATGAAGGCATCGGCACAATCGCTGGACGCCATCGGTGCGTTTCTCTTTGAAAAGCTGCAGGCGTCGCCACGAGCTTGA
- a CDS encoding DoxX family protein encodes MDSYKFLPLLGRIMIGAPFVMSGLGKLSATAATVGYIAAMGLPVPPLAFVVAVLIELGGGLLLLSGYRARFVSLAMAVFCLVTAVFFHHNVADHNQMIHFLKNVMMAGGLLQIAYFGAGAFSLDARSARAMALSAS; translated from the coding sequence GTGGATTCTTACAAGTTTCTTCCGCTGTTGGGCCGCATCATGATCGGCGCACCGTTTGTCATGAGCGGGCTGGGCAAGCTCAGTGCGACCGCGGCGACGGTTGGCTATATCGCGGCGATGGGTCTGCCCGTGCCGCCGCTCGCCTTCGTCGTTGCCGTGCTGATCGAGCTGGGCGGCGGCTTGCTGCTGTTGTCCGGCTACCGCGCGCGCTTCGTGTCACTGGCGATGGCGGTGTTCTGTCTGGTCACGGCGGTGTTCTTTCACCACAACGTCGCCGATCACAACCAGATGATTCACTTCCTGAAGAACGTGATGATGGCAGGTGGCCTGCTGCAGATCGCTTACTTCGGCGCCGGCGCATTCAGCCTGGACGCGCGCTCCGCGCGAGCAATGGCGCTGAGCGCCAGCTGA
- a CDS encoding DoxX family protein, giving the protein MNTSQSTRRDLRLFAGRVLMAAVFVLSGIGKLASPYAAFRYIASFGLPAAEPALMVAMLLELACGTLLIVGYRTRWVSSVLTAYCIVTAFIFHHAFEDPDQMFHFLKNLAMAGGLLGFTASGAGAFSLDHFLGRISKHGAQVAELVRSPYADNART; this is encoded by the coding sequence ATGAACACCTCGCAATCCACGCGCCGGGATCTTCGCCTGTTTGCCGGACGCGTTCTGATGGCTGCTGTCTTTGTCCTAAGCGGGATCGGAAAGCTGGCCTCACCGTATGCGGCATTCCGGTATATCGCGTCGTTCGGGTTGCCCGCGGCAGAACCGGCATTGATGGTGGCGATGTTGCTCGAACTCGCGTGCGGAACGTTGCTGATCGTCGGCTACCGGACCCGATGGGTCTCATCGGTACTGACGGCGTATTGCATCGTCACCGCGTTCATCTTCCATCACGCGTTCGAAGATCCGGATCAGATGTTTCACTTCCTGAAGAATCTGGCGATGGCGGGCGGCTTGTTGGGATTCACTGCGTCCGGCGCAGGCGCGTTCAGCCTCGACCATTTTCTCGGCCGGATTTCGAAGCATGGTGCTCAAGTCGCCGAATTGGTACGGTCGCCATACGCGGACAACGCACGCACGTGA
- a CDS encoding FMN-dependent NADH-azoreductase: protein MKLLHIDSSILGPHSVSRALSAEIVKRQTALHPGIELTYRDLAADPALHMSGAHVEAWAGGHVEGAGLSCDLETGEEYIAELFDADIIVIGAPMYNFSVPSQLKAWIDRIVVAGQTFRYGEAGEVQTLLPPNKKVFIASTRGNVYQPGSPTAALEHHESYLKSVLSFLGLHDVTIVRAEGLAFGLDSKNTAIRKARSDIAAMTA, encoded by the coding sequence ATGAAATTGTTGCATATCGATTCCAGCATTCTGGGTCCTCACTCCGTCAGTCGTGCGCTTTCCGCTGAAATCGTCAAGCGCCAAACAGCGTTGCACCCAGGTATCGAGCTCACCTACCGTGACCTGGCAGCCGATCCCGCTCTGCATATGTCGGGTGCGCACGTCGAAGCATGGGCGGGCGGGCACGTCGAAGGCGCCGGGCTGAGCTGCGACCTCGAAACCGGCGAGGAATATATTGCCGAGCTGTTCGATGCCGACATCATCGTTATTGGCGCGCCAATGTATAACTTCTCGGTTCCCTCGCAACTGAAGGCGTGGATCGATCGTATCGTCGTGGCCGGCCAGACCTTCAGATACGGCGAAGCCGGAGAAGTCCAGACGCTCCTCCCGCCCAATAAAAAGGTCTTCATCGCCTCGACGCGAGGGAATGTCTATCAGCCGGGTTCGCCTACGGCTGCGCTCGAACACCACGAGAGCTATTTAAAGAGCGTGCTCTCGTTTCTCGGTCTGCATGATGTGACGATCGTACGCGCGGAAGGACTTGCGTTCGGCCTCGATAGTAAGAACACAGCGATTAGGAAGGCGCGATCCGACATCGCAGCAATGACGGCTTGA
- a CDS encoding porin, whose amino-acid sequence MRSRLKRARGGRSWRRMVGCGVASLAASASGTSHAQSAVTLYGVIDSGVEYVTNIGAKKSSSVHVPTLTATLPSLWGLRGKEDLGGGLNAVFVLESGFAPGQGTLNQGGRLFGRQAYVGLSGRWGTLTLGRQYSQIFWAVLTGDTLAPNIYAAADLDPYLTQPRVDNAIAYTFTLSGLTVAAMYSFGRDAVDRAAAGGCAQSTTDWQACKAMSAMVKYDAGRWGVAAAVDRNYGGGGTGSPLPVSSQTDTRAVIDGYVKFGNSTIGAGFQHRINHGAQTPTLFDAVSNYWWIGGSYLPRPDIALDAQFGHISVRSSAGGSVIAARAMYLLSKRTAVYVSAGRVFNQRNAAFSIDGGVVPPASTPLPGVDQTGAIVGIRHLF is encoded by the coding sequence ATGAGATCACGTTTGAAGCGGGCCAGAGGTGGCCGCTCATGGCGCCGTATGGTCGGGTGCGGAGTCGCGTCGCTGGCGGCGAGCGCATCGGGTACTTCGCATGCGCAAAGCGCAGTAACCCTGTATGGCGTTATCGATTCCGGCGTCGAGTATGTGACGAACATTGGCGCCAAGAAGTCCAGCTCAGTGCACGTGCCGACTCTGACGGCCACGCTGCCGTCGCTGTGGGGCCTCCGTGGCAAAGAAGACCTGGGCGGCGGTCTTAACGCCGTTTTCGTGTTGGAGTCGGGTTTTGCCCCGGGACAGGGCACGCTGAATCAAGGGGGGCGTCTATTCGGCCGGCAAGCCTATGTCGGGCTTTCGGGGCGGTGGGGGACGCTGACCCTCGGACGGCAATACTCGCAAATCTTTTGGGCGGTATTAACCGGCGACACCTTGGCGCCGAATATCTATGCCGCTGCCGATCTGGACCCGTACTTGACCCAGCCGCGAGTCGACAATGCAATCGCCTATACGTTCACGTTATCGGGGCTGACGGTGGCCGCCATGTATTCGTTCGGACGTGACGCAGTGGATCGCGCGGCGGCAGGAGGCTGTGCCCAATCGACGACCGACTGGCAGGCCTGCAAGGCGATGTCCGCCATGGTGAAGTATGACGCGGGGAGGTGGGGCGTCGCGGCCGCCGTCGATCGCAACTACGGTGGCGGCGGCACGGGATCGCCGCTGCCTGTCAGCTCGCAAACCGATACGCGCGCCGTCATCGATGGCTACGTGAAGTTCGGCAACTCGACGATCGGCGCTGGGTTCCAACATCGAATCAATCACGGAGCGCAGACGCCGACCCTTTTCGATGCGGTCAGCAACTACTGGTGGATCGGCGGCAGCTATTTGCCGCGTCCGGATATCGCGCTCGACGCCCAGTTCGGCCATATATCCGTGCGCAGTAGCGCCGGAGGTTCCGTCATTGCGGCGCGCGCGATGTATTTGCTGTCCAAGCGCACCGCGGTATACGTCTCGGCCGGGCGCGTATTCAACCAGCGCAATGCGGCGTTCTCGATAGACGGCGGCGTGGTGCCGCCCGCTTCGACGCCATTGCCGGGTGTGGATCAAACCGGCGCGATTGTGGGTATTCGCCACCTGTTCTAA
- a CDS encoding MarR family winged helix-turn-helix transcriptional regulator: MKTPKRQQELEQAIPFLLTRAGSRMGNAFAKALKAFDLNLSEWRVCASLLYVPRQTLSELSVHSSSDISALSRIIDRLESQDLVKRERSATDGRSIKIVLTRKGEELAQRIVPIAKQHESVLLSGFTASDVQSLRSMLLKLYENAGALDDLE, translated from the coding sequence ATGAAGACACCCAAGCGGCAGCAAGAGCTCGAGCAGGCAATTCCCTTCCTGTTGACACGCGCCGGAAGCAGGATGGGAAACGCGTTCGCGAAAGCACTGAAAGCCTTTGACCTGAATCTCAGCGAGTGGCGAGTCTGCGCTTCGCTGCTCTACGTACCGCGCCAGACTTTGTCTGAACTATCCGTGCACTCGTCGTCGGATATTTCCGCGCTGTCCAGGATCATTGACCGCCTGGAGAGTCAGGATCTGGTCAAGCGCGAAAGGAGTGCGACGGACGGGCGATCTATCAAGATCGTCCTGACGAGGAAGGGGGAGGAATTGGCTCAGCGCATCGTCCCTATCGCAAAGCAACATGAGTCGGTGCTCCTTTCCGGCTTCACCGCGAGCGACGTTCAGTCGCTTCGCTCGATGCTGCTCAAGTTGTACGAGAACGCGGGCGCGCTTGACGACCTTGAATAG